CAGGCGGCAACCTTGCGGCTGTCGTGTCGGATCCTGGACCCTGCCTTGAGCAGGTCGGCCTGGACCGGCACCACGCCCGCGGCAATCAAGTCCCGCGGATTGGCGGACACGAAGTACGAGCCGCGCCGCGCGTAACGCTGCATGGACTCCTCGGAGGGCCGCGTGCCGTTGACGAGCACCGCGTCCAGCACCGGGCCCACGTGGTCGGTGACGGCCTGCACGTGGTCCAGGCAGGACATGCCGTCCGTCTCACCCGGCTGGGTCATCAGGTTGGCCACCATGACCTTCAGCGCCCGCGTCTCCTTGAGCGCCTGGGCCACGCCGTCCACCAGCAGGTTGGGCAGCACGCTCGAGTAGAGCGAGCCCGGGCCAATGGCGATGAGGTCCGCGGTGTAGATGGCCTCCAGCAGGCCATCCGTGGGCGGCGGCGAGCGGGGGCTCAGCGTGACGCGGCGCACGCGGCCGTGCGCGCGGCAGATGTTCCGCTCCCCCACCACCTCCGTGTCGTCATGCATCTGGGCGACCAGTTGCACCGACGCCAGCGTGGACGGCAGCACGTGCCCCCGGGAGCCGAGCAGCTCGCCGGACATGCGCACCGCCTCCATGAAGTCGCCCTTCAGCTCGGCGAGCGCGGCGATGAGCAGGTTGCCCACCGCGTGGCCCGCCAGGCCGCGAGCTCCGCCGAAGCGGAACTGGAAGACGTCCTTGAGCGCGTTCTTCCCGCCCGCCAGGGCCACCAGGCAGTTGCGGATGTCGCCCGGCGGCAGCGCGCCGTGCAGGCGGCGCAGGCGGCCGGAGCTGCCTCCGTCGTCGCTCATGGCCACCACCGCGGTGATGTCGATGCCGGGCTCGCGGGCCTTCGGCATCGCGCGCCGGGCCAGCCCCCGGAGCACCATGGGCAACCCCGTGCCGCCGCCAATGGCGACGATGCGCGTCGGCCGGTCCACCTGCCCCTGCAGGACCTCGTTGTTCTGGCGTTCCTGCTCGAGCCTGCGCCGGGCTTCCGCCCACTCCGCGGGCAGCGGCGCTTCCATGTCCATTCCCACCATGACGCTTACCCCCATCCACGACGCCCGAACCCGCCTCCCCAGGCGGGCCCACCACCCCGGTTTCCAAGTCAGAAACCGGGGAAGTGGATTGCCCTACCGCGCCCCACGACCGAGCAGCACATGCCTCACGGTGTGGAAGATGATGCCCACATCCAGGAACAGCGAACCGTTCTTCACGTAGTACAGGTCGAACTCCAGCTTGTTCCGCGCATCCTCCACCGACGCGCCGTAGGGGTAGCGAATCTGAGCCCACCCCGTCAGGCCTGGCTTCACGGCCTCTCGCAGGCCATAGAACGGAATCTGCTGCTTCAACTGCTCGACGAACACTGGCCTCTCGGGGCGGGGCCCCACGAAACTCATGTCTCCCGTCAGGATGTTGAACACCTGGGGAATCTCGTCGATGCGCGTGCGGCGGATGAAGCGGCCCACCCGCGTGACACGGTCATCATTCGCCTTCGCCCAGACAGCACCATGCTTCTCCGCGTCCGTCCGCATGCTGCGGAACTTCCACAGGTGATACGTGCTACCGAACAGGCCGGTCCGCTCCTGGCGGTAGAAGATGGGCCCCTTCGAATCCAGCTTGATGGCCACCGCGACCAGCAGCAGGAAGGGCGAGGAGAGCAGTAGCAGGAGTGATGCCACCGCGATGTCGAACCCCCGCTTGAACATGCGGCGCAGCGGGGACACGGTCAGCTCGTCCGCGAAGGCGAAGTCGCTGGCCCGCAGGAACTGCACCGGAATCCGGCGAAGCACGCGCTCGCAGAAGCCCGTCGCTTCATAGACGCGCCGTCCCTCGATGCGGCAGCGCAGCAGGGCGTCCACCCAGTTGGCCCCCCGCATGTCATCCGCCGCCTGCACCACGTACGCCGCGTTCAACCGAGAGGCCGTCTGCTCCAACGGCTCGCCCGAGGTGCGCGGGTCCGTCAGGCCGACGATGCGGTAGCTGCCCTCACCGCCTGCTTCAATGGCGCTGGCCACCGCCCGTGCCTTCATGCCCTCGCCGACGATGAGCACCGTGTGCGGCGCCCCCACCAGCGCGCGGATGGACACCCGCACCATCATCGTGCCGGCCAGGGCGCCCATGGCCCCGCCCAGCAGCGTGCCCGGCGGCAACTGCACCGGCACCACCAGGGGCGTCACCAGCATGACCCCGCCCGCCGTCATCGCGGTGACACCCGCGGCCTTGAGGAACCGGTATCCCCGCTCCCGGTCCTCCGCGGCCACGCGAAGGTCATACAGGTCCAACAGGTACAGCGTGAACTGGAAGGTGACGACGAAGGCCGCGCCCAACCCCACCAGCGTGGGCCACAACTGCGCCAGGGGGGTGTGCGTTCCTTCAGGCGCGAAGAGTGCCGCGCAGGCCGCCGCGCCCATCACGCAGGCCAACGCGATCGCCGAACTCTCGGCGAGGAAGAACGTCAGTTTCTTTGCAGAGAAATAGTGGTGAAAAACGCGGAGCACGTGCCCCTCCGACCTACCCGCCCAACCGCCCCTCTTCCACCTCCGGCGCCGCTCCCCGTTGCCAGGGAGCGGCGCCGAAGCCGAACGCCTCCCACGGCTACTTCTTTTCGTAGTTCTTCAGGTACGGCGCCGAGTGGACCTCCGCGCCGTTCAGCACACACCCGACGATGGGCGCGCCGCCCAGCGTCTCCACCGCCTGATGCACGGCCTTGCCCGAGGTGACGTTCGCGCGGATGACCATCAGCACGCCGTCCGCCTGGTGGCCGAGGATGGCCGCGTCCGCGAAGGGCAGCGTCGGCGGCAGGTCGATGTAGACCTCGTCGAAGCCCTCACGCACCGCCTTGAGGAACTGCTTCATCCGCCCGCTCGCCAGCACCTGCGCGGTGTCCTCCGGCGTGACACCCGCGGGGATGAGGGCCAGGCGCGTGGAGTTGAACCGCCGCACCACGTCCCGCACCTCGCAGTCCCCCGCCAGCAGCTCCGCCAGGCCCATCTTGTTGCGCATGCCCAGCGTGGCCGCCACGCCGCCCCGGCGCAGGTCCGCATCCACCAGCAGGATGCGGCGCTCCGGGTTCGCCCGGGCCGCGGCGAGCGCCAGGTTGACGCTCGTCACCGTCTTGCCCTCGCCCGGCATCGCCGAGGTGAGCGCGACCACCTTCATCGGCCGCAGGTCCCGCATCCGCTCGAGCCTGTAGTAAAGACTACGGTATTGCTCGGCCGCGGCCGATGCCGGCGCCGTCAGGGTCACCACGCGGCGGTCCACCGCGTTGCCGCCCGCCGGGTTCTCGTCCACTCGTGGAAGGAAGTTGCCCGCCCGCTCCATCGTCTGATCCATCACCGTCCTCCGTCCTTTCAGGCGAGACTCAGTTCAACGACGTGGGGTTGGACACGCTGTTCCTCGCCCCCGAAGCCGGCATCAGAATCCGCCGCTCCGTCTTGCCCTGCATTTCCGGGACCACCGCGAGCACAGGCAGCGTCAAGCGCTGGCGAACTTCCATGCCGTCGCGGAGGCTGTCGTCACGCATCTCCAGCACCGCACCCGTCAGCACACCCAGGCCCAGGGCCAGGAGGAAGACGATGAGCATGCCCGCCATGCGGTCCGGCCGGGCCGGGGTCGCCGGCACGCCCGCCGGGGAGATGACGTTGAACAGGCTCTTGGCGCTCTTGGCCTCCAGCTCCTGTGCGATTTCCGCCTCCACCTTGCGGCTCACCACGCTCTGGTACTTGGTGCGGGAGATTTCGTAGTCGCGGTTCATCACCGCCAGCTCATGCGCCCAGCGCGGGGTGTTGTTGAGCCGGCCCTGGTACGCCTCGGCCTGCTTCTGGAGGCCGACAATCTCCTGCTGGATGCCGCCAATCAGCGAGGACACGCGGGTGCGCTCGGCGCGCTCGGCCCACAGCCGGCCCTCGGCGTCCTTGCGGCGGGCCGTCATGCCATCCAGCTCCGTCTGCAGGCGCTTCACCTCCGGGTGGTCCTCCGTCCAGTTGGTGCGTGCATTCACCAGCGACCGGGTGAGCCCGCTCTCCGCGGCCTCCAGCCGGCCCGCCTCGCTGTCCACCGCGTTGCGAGCCCGCGCCAGGTCGGAGCGGCGGGCCTCGGCGACGCGCAGCTCCTCGGACTTCGTCTGGAGCTGGTGCGACACGCGCTCCAGGCCCCGCATGTTCATCTCCATCTGCTCGGGCAGCTCACCCAGGTGGTCCACCTTGAACTGGGAGATCTTCTGCTCCCAGGCGCTCACGGCCTTGCCCATCTGCACCATCTCCTCGTTGAAGAGGTCGGTGGCGCGAGCCGCCTGCGCCTGACGAATCTTCAGCGTCTCGTCGGAGAAGATGGTCGGCAGGCGGTTGGCCACCTGCGCCGCCACCTGCGGGTCGCGGTTCGCGTAGGTGAGCTCGAACGCCGTCTCACCCTCCACGCGCACCGTGAGGTCCTTGCGCATCTGCGAAACCGCGGCCTCCATGCCCTTTTCGGACACGATGTCCGGGTAGAGGTTCATCTCCTCGATGGCCTTCTGAAGCACCGGACGCGCCAGCAACTCCTGGCGAACGGTGAGCAGCCGCTGCTCGATGATTTCGCTCACCGTGCGCTGCACCATCTCCTCACCCGGCCGCTGCGGCTCCACGCGGACAACCACGGATGCCTCGTACATGCTTGGCCGGGTCATCACGATGGCCGCACCCACCACGAAGACCACTGCTGCGATGGCACCGACCAAGGCCTTGCGTCGCCACAGGGCGCCCAGAAGCTGGTCTGCCGTCATCCCTCGCTCCATGTTCCGCTCCTCCTCCATCCCACTCGCTGTACCTACCAAGGCGTCACCACCAACCGGACGGCGAAGACATTTCGCGTCAAGTCCACCGTGCTCGCCGAATCCGCCAACCCCACCTGTGCAATGCGATCCACCGCACCCTGCGCCGCCAGGCGCCGGTCGATGCGGTACTCCACACCACCACTCACCGCGTAGCCTTGAGACACCCGCGATGCGCCTCGAAACACGGCCCAGTCCACCGACGGGGCCACCCCGTTCCGGAAGAAGCTCGCCGCGCCGAACACCGAGAACTTCTGGTTGAACCGACGCGCCAGCAGCAGCGACGCGTAGTCCGCCCACAGCGCGTTCGTGAAACCGTTCGCGCCCACCAGGTCGTGCCCCATGGACACGCCCACATCCAGCAGCTCACCTTCGCGCTGCAGCTCCACATTCACCCGCGGAACCCAGCCACCCTGCTGGCCCACCGGGGCCAGGTACCGCACGGGGCCGCCCCGGACAGTCAAGGTGGTAGGCCGCGTCAGCCGATACCGCAACCCCAGCGCCGCGCCGTGCGACTGGCTCAGGCTCCCCTCGTAGAGGAAGCCCTGGTACCGGTACTCCAGGCCCAGGCTGAGCCGCCGCGTCGTGCGGTGCCAGGCCTCCAGCGACGGCGTATGCGCATAGCCCGCCTGCTGGCCCACATCGATGATGCGCACCGCCTCGAAGCGGTAGCCCGCGCGGACGTCGATTCGCTGTGACACGCGGTTCGTCACGCCCAGCGTCGCCTGCGTGAAGAACGTGGGCAGCGTGGACCGCGCCAGGCCGTCACGCGGCAGCGAGCTGGGGTCGGTGACGCGGAACACCCGCACCGCCGCGTCCAGCCGCAGCGTGCGTGACAGCAGTTGCCGGGCCTCGAGCCCGCCCCGGTGGTCCAGCGTCGTCCTGCCCGAGCCATGCCGCATCAGCAGGTCGGCCGCGTAGAAACTGTCCAGCGTGAGCCGTGCGTCCTTCGCCTCCAGCCCCAGCCGGGGCGTCAGCTTGGTCATCAACTGCCCGGTGCCGTCGCCGCCCAGACGGAGGTCGTCGTCGAACCGCTCCTCCGCCGTCAGCCGCAGCCGAGGCTCCCAGATGGTCGCGCCCTGCGCGGCGGGCGCCGCGAACATCAGGCCCGCGAGTAGCCACTTCTTCCAGTTGCCCTTCACCGTCGCCCTCCGTCCCGCACGCCAGCCACCGTCCACGTCACCCACGCCTCTGGATAAGACACCCTTCACGGCACGACGATGGTGTCACCCGGGCGGAGCATGAGCTCATGGCCGCCATCCGGAGAGATGAGGTCGCGGTAGCGCACCGGAATCTGGCCGCCCTTGCTGTCATTGCGGATGACGACGATGCCGTCCGAGTTGGCGAAGTCCGTGAAGCCACCCGCCAGCGCGATGGCCTGCAGCAGCGACACGCGGCCGCGCAGCGGATAGGCACCCGGGTGGGCCACCTCGCCGGTGACGAACACGCGGCTGCTGTTCACCTCGCGGACGATGACCGTCACGCGCGGCTCCTGCACATACGACTGGTAGGCCTGCTTCAGCGAGTCGGCCAGCTCCGTGGGCGTCTTGCCCGCCGCGTGGACCTCCCCCACCATGGGCATGGAGATGTAGCCATCCGGACGAACTGGCAGCGTCCGGGACAGCTCAGCGTCACGCCACACGGCGATGTCCAGCACGTCCTCGCGGCCAATCCGATAGGGCTGCTCCGTGTTGTCCACCTTCACCTGAGACTGGTGCGCGCACCCACCGAGGAGCATCACGCCCAACACCGTCCAGAACCCCGCGCTCGTCTTGCCCATCGTCCACTCTCCCTCAACTGCGTGTGTCGCGCCTCCGGCCCAACAGCCGCCGGGCGTTGCTTCCGGCGGCGATGCCTTAGCAGCGCGTGTGCCACGTACCAGGGGGAGGGAAAGCCCATGGATCGCAGTGGGTTACGAAATGCCCTCCTGGAGGAGCCCATGGGGTTCGGGAAATTTTTCCGGCATCGTACCCGCGTCGCACATGGTGCTTTCTTCAGCCTTTGCTCTGATCAGAGAACGACTTTTCCCTCTCCCACCCCGCCAACTTCCCATTTCACGTGTCAGATGGCTGGCACGCGTCTTGGATTGAAGTTCGGGCGGGGTAAGGAAGTTCACAACGCGTAATGAGTTCGCGAGAACAGGGGCGGGTCGGATGAGGAAGGCAGCAGGGGCGGTGGCGGCTTCGTTCGCGATGGGTACCGGGGCCATGACGTTCATGGGCGTGGCGTTCGCAACCCAGATGGAAGCCGCAGTGGTGGCGGTGGTGGGGCTGGCGCTGTACGCAAGCAGCGCCCTGCTTACGAACAAGAGCCCGGTGACGCCGGCGACCAGCGTCGCGAAGCAGGCGTAACCGGCTTCACCTGAAAGAGGCCTGGCGCCGCGTCCTGGCGCCGGGCCTCTGGCGGTTGCACCCCGCGCCAGAGCCTGCTCTATGGTGCGCCGCCATGGCAAAGCCACAGTACTGGCTCATCAAGAGCGAACCCTCCGTCTACGCCTACGCTCAGCTCGCGAAGGACGGAAAGACGGAGTGGACGGGCGTGCGCAACTTCGAGGCGCGCAACAACATCCGGGCGATGAAGCCCGGGGACCTCTGCCTCTACTACCACTCCAACGAGGACAAGGCCGTGGTGGGCGTGGCCCAGGTGCTCACGCCGCCGGGCCCGGACTCCACCGCGCCCGGCGAGGACTGGGCCGCCACGTCCATGGGGCCCGTCACCGCCTTCACGCAGCCGGTGGAGCTGGCCACCATCAAGGCCGCCGCCGCGCTGAGCGACTTCCCGCTCGTCACCCGCGGCCGGCTGAGCGTGGCGCCCGTCACCGCCACCCACTTCAAGCAGGTGTTGAAGATGGGAAAAACAGTCCTGCCCAAGTAGTACCGTGATGCTGGTGGAGCATTGCCCCCGAGGGCATACTCGTGCGCCGTGAGCGACACTGACATCCGCAAGATTCCGGCGCGGGAGACGCGGGGCCTGCGCCACGCCATCCTCCGGCCCAGCCAGCCCCCCGACATGGCCGTGTATCCGGGTGATGATGACGCGGACACGCTCCACCTGGGGGCCTTCATGCAGGGGCGCCTGGTGGGCGTGGCCTCGCTCTACCGCGAGCCGCCGCCGGACGCGCTGCGCGCCACCACCGCATGGCGGCTGCGAGGCATGGCCGTGGACCCCACCCTGCGAGGGCACGGCCATGGCGCCGCCCTCCTGAAAGCGTGCATGGAGCATGCGGCCCAGCAGGGCGGTTCCCAGGTGTGGTGCAACGCGCGCATGACGGCGTCAGGCTTCTATCGTGCCCAGGGGTTCGCCCACCGGGGCGAGCCCTTCGACCTTCCCGGCATCGGGTCGCACCATCTGATGTGGCGCACCCTCGAGACCTCGTGATGACCACCCTCCCCGACCTCGACGCCATCCGGACGTCCATCGAACGCATCGACGAGGAAATCCTCGACGCCCTCCGCCGCCGCATGGACCTGGCGGACGACGTGGCGAAGGCCAAGCTGGCCGCGGCCGCGCCCTTCCGGGACCAGCGCCGGGAAGACCTGCTGCTGCGCCGCATCCGCACCCGCGCCGCCGAGCATGGCCTGGACCCGCATGAGGTGGAGCGCATCTGGCGCCTCTTCATCGACATGTCGGTGGCCCGCCAGCACGAGCTCGTCACGCGGCTGGACAGCACGCCGCTGCGCGTGGGCTACCCGGGCGTGGAGGGCTCCTACAGCCACCTGGCCGCGCGCCGCCGCTACGCGCACCGCTCCGGGGGCGTGCTGCTCACCGGCTTCGACCTCACGCGAGAGGCCGTGGAGGCGCTCCGCCGCGGCGAGCAGGACCTGGTGCTGCTGCCCATTGAAAACACCACCGCGGGCAGCATGAACGAGACGTACGATTTGCTCGCCGAGGGCGGCGTGGTCATCACTGCGGAGCTGGTCAGCCAGGTGGACCACCGGCTGCTGGGACTGCCCGGCGCGAGGCTGGAGGACCTGCGCGAGGTGCTGTCGCATCCGCAGGCGCTGGCGCAGTGCGAGACGTTCCTCCGCGAGAAGGTGCCCTGGGCCCGCGCGGTGCCGGACGTGGACACCGGCGGCGCGGCGCAGAAGGTCCGCGAGCGCAATGACGCGTCGGTGGCGGCCATCGCCAGCGAGACGGCGGCGCAGCGCTTCGGGTTGGAGGTGCTCGCCGCGGACCTGCAGCCGGCCTTCGACTACACGCGCTTCGTGGAGGTGGGCCGCGAGGCCACGCCCCTGGCGCCGGGCATCCCCTGCAAGACGTCGCTGATGGTGATGTTGGAGCACCGGCCCGGCACGCTGGGCGAGATGCTGCAACGCCTCACGCTGCGCGGGGTGAACCTGAGCAAGCTGGAGTCGCGCCCCATCCCCGGGCAGCCGTGGCAGTACCGCTTCTATCTGGACGTGGAGGGCCACGCGGCCTCCGCGGCGGTGACAGCGGCGCTGGAGGACATCCGTCCGCTCACCTCGTCACTGCGCGTGCTGGGCACGTACGCCCGCGCGGAGGCGCCGCATGGCTGAACCGCGACGGCGCCGCATCGCCTTCCAGGGCGAGCCCGGCGCCTACGGTGAAGAAGCGCTGCGCGTGCTCCACGGTCCGGACGCGGAGGCCGTCCCCTGCCTCACCTTCCGCGCCGTCTTCGAAGCCGTGGCCGAGGGCCGCGTGGACGGCGGCGTGGTGCCGGTGGAGAGCTCGCTGGGGGGCCCCGTGGCGGAGACGGTGGACCTGCTCCTGGAGCACGACCTGCCCGTGACGGGCGAGCTGTCCCTGCGCATCCGCCACTGCCTGCTGGCCCCGCCCGGCCAGACGTTGGAACAGATTCAGCGCGCCTGGTCGCATCCGCAGGCGCTGGCGCAGTGCGCGGGCTACCTGCGGCGGCGCGGCATCACCCCGCTGCCGGAGACGAACACCGCCATCGCCGCGCGGAAGGTGGCGGAGGAGGCGCTCCCGCACACGGCCGCCATCGCGAGCAAGCTGTCCGCGTCGCTGTATGGCCTGACGGTGCTGGAAGAAGGCGTGGAGGACTCGCCGGACAACTACACGCGCTTCCTCACCCTGGGCCCCGCGCCCGAGCGGGCGTGGACGCGCCGCAAGACGGCGCTGGCCTTCACCACGGACAACGGGCCGGGCGCGCTGTACCGCGTGCTGAGCGCCTTCTCCTCGCGCGGCCTCAACGTGGCGCGGCTGGAGTCCCGGCCCCAGCGCCGCGCGTGGGAGTACGTCTGGTGCCTGGACGTGGACGGCGCGCTGGAGGACCCGCGGGTGCGCGAGGCAGTCACAGCCGCCCAGGCCGCCTGCATCACCCTGCGGGTGCTCGGAAGCTACGGCGTGGCCTGACGCTCAGGCGGCCGGGCCACCCGTCCCGTCACCCAGCCGCACGGCCTCGTCGTACGCGCCGCGCACCAGGTTGACGTAGCGCTGGAGCGCCGGGAGCTGCTCCATCCGCAGGGCCTGCGGGCCGTCACACAGCGCGGCCTCCGGGTGCGGGTGGAAGTCCACGAGCACCATGGAGGCGCCCGCGATGAGGCCCTGGCCAATGGCGTGGAAGATGTCGGGCAGCCCGTCCGGCGGCGGCGCGGCCTGGCCAATGGCGTGCGAGGGGTCCACGCACACCGGCAGGCGGGTGAGGCGCCGCACCACGGGCACGTGCGCGAAGTCCACCATGTTGCGGTGCGGGTCCCCCAGGTGCGTCTTCACGCCGCGCAGGCAGAAGACGATTTTCGGATTGCCCTCGCTCGCCACGTACTCGCACGCGTTGAGGGACTCCTCCAGGGTGATGCCCATGCCGCGCTTGAAGAGCACGGGGAAGACGCGCTGCTGGCCAATGCTCTTGAGCAGCTCGAAGTTCTGCGCGTTGCGCGTGCCCACCTGGAGCATGACGCCCGTGGCGTTGCCGGAGCGCTCCAGCGCGTCGCGAATCTCGTCGATGTGACGCGGGTGCGTCACCTCCATCGCGACGACCTTGATGCCGTGCTTGCCCGCGGACTCGAACACCCACGGCAGACACGCCGCGCCCAGGCCCTGGAACTCGTACGGGTTGGTGCGGGGCTTGTAGGCCCCCATGCGCGTGGTGCGGATGCCGACGCGGGCGAGCGCCGCCATCATCGTGTCCACGTTCTCCGGGTTGTCCACGGCGCACAGGCCGGCGAACACGTTGACGGTGCGCTCGTCGAAGTGGATGCCGTTGTACTCGAAGCCGGCGGACGTCCGCTGGCCCTTGTGCCGGCCGATGACGCGGTACTTCTGCGACACGCGCACCACCTGCCGCACGCCCGGAATCTGCTCGAACGGCTCCACGGGCACCTGCGCCGTCGAACCCAGCAGGTAGACTTCCGTAATCGTGTACTCGGAGCCCCCGATGACGTGCGTCCGAGGCGTCACTCCCTTGTACTGAGAGGCGACCTGGAGGACGGCGGACACCACGGACTCAGGCGAGTCCGGCTCGAGCATGACGATCATCTGGTTCTCCCGGGCGGCGTTGTCAGACTTTACGCGAATTACGTGAAGTGTAGCGGAAAAAGGCCGCGTCAGGTGTAACATTCCGACCCGCCTCGCCGCGTCCGGACTTGAAACCGGGAGCGAAATCCAGTCCGTGCAGTCCCGCCAGGGATGCGCCTGCTAGGCCGGTACGGGACGGAGCCGGGTGGCGAGCTGGGCGTAGTGGTCTCTCTGCGCGGTGTCGCCCAGGTGCTCCCAGACGTCGGACAGGGCGCGGGCGCATTCGGCGTACGCCGGGGACAACTCCAGCGCGAGCTCGAAGACGTGCCGCGCCTGCCGGTAGCGGGCCTTGTCCGGACGGCGCGAGCCCCGGGTCAGCAGCGCGTTGCCCAGGTTGTAGATTTGAACGGCGGTGGATTCGCGGTAGCCCGGCGTGGGGTTGAGCTGCGTGGCGCGCTGGAGCAACTGCGCGGCGGCCTCGGGCTCTCCCAGCTCCAACTGGCACAGCGCGGCCTCGCGGTGGGCCTCGGCCTCGTTGGGGTCCACTTCGATGGCGCGCTCGAAGCAGCGCAGCGCTTCATCGAAGCGCCCGAGCGTGGCGAGCGACGCGCCCTTCCCCGTGAGCGCCGGGACGTGCTTGGCGTCCACGGCCAGCACCTTGTCGAAGGCGGCGATGGCGGCTTCGTGGTTGCCGGCCATGGACAGGCTCACGCCGTCGTTGAAGGCCGCGAACAGCAACTTGGACATCTCTCCCCCAGTGGAAGGGTTGCACCGGCCACGCTCCATGGCCGGAGGGTCAGCCTCTCACCGGGGAAGTCCGCATGGAAAGGCGCCATTCCGCAGCGCCCTTTCGTCCCGCTGATGGGAGCCATTGGCCCCGAATCAGATGCGCATTCCCAGTTGCACACCAGGCCACAGGAGGATGCCCCCAGCGTCCAACCGCGACAGACGGCTCAGGTTGCGAACGCTCTCCCCGCCCACGTCATGCAACACGTTGAACGTAGGGCCGCCGATGAGCGTGAAGCCCCGCGCCACCTGAAAGCCCGCCACCACGCGGAGCTGATGCAGAAGCCGGTTTCCCGAGAAAGATGCATCCCAGTCGTAGAGCGAGTGAGACACCACGTCCACGTCCAGGAAGAAACGTTCGGTGAGCGGCAGATGCCCGCCCAACCCCAGGCCCGTGGACCAGTGGCTGGGGCCTCGCGCGCCCTCCACGTTGCCCATGCCCACCACCAGCGTCGTGTAGAGGTGCCGGCTGCCCACCTTGATGGCGGCGTTGGCGTAGTTGAAGTCGTTGCCGAAGACCTCGACGTGGAACTGCCCGTTGCGCGCGATGCTCACCAGCCCCACCGGCACGCCCGACTCCAGTTCATTCGACACGTTGACGAGCCCGAGCTGGAGCCCGTTCATCCGGCCCGCCACGTTGACGAGCCCCACCTGCGCGCCCTTCACGTCGCCGCCCACGTTGACGATGGCCACCTGCGCGCCCCGGGCCTGCGCCGCCCAGTTCATGCCCGCCGCCACCTGAGCGCCCGCCACCCGCTCCCCCGCGTAGTTGAAGCCCGCCGCGCCCTGTACGCCGTCAACGTTGCCAGCCGTCCAGTTGCCGCCGGCCGCGAGCTGCGCGCCCGCCAGCGAGCTCCCCGACACGTTGGCCCCCACCGCGAGTTGCCCCACCGTGCCGCTGCGCCGCGCCATGTTGAACCCGACCGCGGCCTGCAGGCCCTCCGCCGTCCCGTGCACCCAGTTGCTCCCCACGGCCAACTGCGTGCCGGACATGTCGCCGCGCACCACGTTGGCGCCCACGGCCAACTGCAGGCCATCCACCTTGTCGGTGGCCACGTTCGACCCGAGCGCCACGGCCACGCCATCCAGGCGCGCCATGCGGGCCACGCCCATGGAGAACGACACGTTGTTGTCCACGGGCGCGCCGCCCGTCATCAGGTCATTCGTCTGGAGGCCGGGGAACAGGCCCACGTTGAAGAAGCGGGAGCGGCTGCCCGTGCGCTCCGCCGCGACTTCGGCCCCCGCCGTGCTCGAGGACGCCTCCACCGTCGGCATCGGGCCCCCGCCGCGCATGGCCGTCAGCTCCCCCTGCACCGCGCGGAACGCGGAGGCCGCGAGCACCGTCCGGCCGCCGTCGCCCAGCTCGAACTCCGCCTGTGACGTCTGGTCGAGCAGCTTGCGCATCACCGTGTAGCGGCCCTTCTGGAGGCCCAGCTCGGTGGTGCGGCCCGCGTACTTCTTCAGCTCCACCACCAGCCGCCCTTCGGCGTCGCGGACGTAGAGGCGACCATCCACCAGGTCCCCCAGCACCAGCACCGCCGAGGTGGAGCGCAGGTCCGTCATCACCAGGTCCCCCGTACCCGCCAGCTCGATGTCATAGGCGGGGTGCTGGGCCCCCGCGCGCGTCTCCTCGGTGCGCGCGAGCGTCTCGTGGAAGGCGAACTGGTACGCCTCGTGGAGCGTCACCCGGCCGTCCCCGGACATGTCCGCCGCGCCGCGAAGGCCCGACACCAGGTTGTGCGTGAAGAACGAACCGCCAATGCGGTCGGACTCCTGGGACACCTCGTCCTCGGAGGACGACGTGAGGATGGCGTGGCCCCGCACCGCGGAGGACGCATCCACCACGAACGCCGGGCGGCGCACCCCGCCCTTGCG
This genomic window from Myxococcus hansupus contains:
- a CDS encoding caspase family protein, with product MTRSFLSLLLLVPVLAAAAPQPSAPQAAVRRFALLVGVNDGGEGRARLRYAVTDARSFGNVLEELGGVQPQDKLMMMEGNRAALEDALVRFKSMLSAAATPGTRIEALIYYSGHSDEQGLLLQKDRFGYRELRKALESLPADVRIAILDSCASGTLARRKGGVRRPAFVVDASSAVRGHAILTSSSEDEVSQESDRIGGSFFTHNLVSGLRGAADMSGDGRVTLHEAYQFAFHETLARTEETRAGAQHPAYDIELAGTGDLVMTDLRSTSAVLVLGDLVDGRLYVRDAEGRLVVELKKYAGRTTELGLQKGRYTVMRKLLDQTSQAEFELGDGGRTVLAASAFRAVQGELTAMRGGGPMPTVEASSSTAGAEVAAERTGSRSRFFNVGLFPGLQTNDLMTGGAPVDNNVSFSMGVARMARLDGVAVALGSNVATDKVDGLQLAVGANVVRGDMSGTQLAVGSNWVHGTAEGLQAAVGFNMARRSGTVGQLAVGANVSGSSLAGAQLAAGGNWTAGNVDGVQGAAGFNYAGERVAGAQVAAGMNWAAQARGAQVAIVNVGGDVKGAQVGLVNVAGRMNGLQLGLVNVSNELESGVPVGLVSIARNGQFHVEVFGNDFNYANAAIKVGSRHLYTTLVVGMGNVEGARGPSHWSTGLGLGGHLPLTERFFLDVDVVSHSLYDWDASFSGNRLLHQLRVVAGFQVARGFTLIGGPTFNVLHDVGGESVRNLSRLSRLDAGGILLWPGVQLGMRI